In Spirosoma aureum, a single genomic region encodes these proteins:
- a CDS encoding GIY-YIG nuclease family protein, which translates to MYQDDYGREWEGPFPFSLSMISTHAPRATGVYQLLFPNGGGFEVAYIGIATGGNFIYNRLMAHCTGSGNWALARLSDPDSFLFVCYRCDDLTAKQIESHVITVKKPPFNVKPEYKHFIPSISIH; encoded by the coding sequence ATGTATCAGGACGATTACGGCCGTGAATGGGAAGGCCCGTTTCCTTTTTCACTAAGCATGATCAGTACTCATGCTCCCAGAGCAACTGGTGTTTATCAGCTTCTTTTCCCAAATGGGGGTGGTTTTGAGGTGGCTTATATTGGCATTGCTACGGGTGGAAATTTCATTTACAATCGACTTATGGCGCACTGTACCGGTTCCGGGAACTGGGCACTTGCCCGACTTAGTGATCCGGATTCTTTCCTGTTTGTCTGCTATCGGTGTGATGATCTGACCGCCAAACAGATAGAATCTCATGTTATAACCGTGAAAAAACCTCCCTTTAACGTAAAGCCAGAGTACAAGCATTTTATTCCAAGCATCTCGATCCATTAA
- a CDS encoding SDR family oxidoreductase, which produces MPESCPMGRLADVDDVANVAGFFASDLSSFMNGQHLLVNGGATN; this is translated from the coding sequence TTGCCTGAAAGCTGCCCAATGGGTCGATTGGCCGACGTAGACGATGTGGCTAACGTTGCTGGGTTTTTTGCCAGCGACCTGTCTTCCTTTATGAATGGGCAGCACTTGTTAGTGAATGGCGGGGCAACCAATTGA
- a CDS encoding PadR family transcriptional regulator: MKRAFLGELEEVVLLTVAALQEQAYCALITQTIDQQMARSISFPTVHTTLQRLAEKGFVSSQMGGATAERGGRQKRLFTVTVAGQRALIECRLVRSQLWEQIPTPVLQLWGA; this comes from the coding sequence ATGAAACGAGCTTTTTTAGGGGAATTGGAAGAAGTTGTTCTATTGACAGTGGCCGCACTGCAAGAACAGGCTTATTGCGCCTTGATTACGCAAACGATTGACCAGCAGATGGCCCGTAGCATCAGCTTTCCTACGGTTCACACCACCCTGCAACGACTCGCCGAGAAAGGATTTGTCTCCTCCCAGATGGGTGGCGCAACTGCCGAGCGGGGTGGACGACAAAAACGACTCTTTACTGTCACGGTGGCTGGTCAGCGTGCCCTGATCGAGTGTCGGCTGGTACGTAGCCAACTGTGGGAGCAAATTCCAACACCCGTATTACAACTATGGGGCGCTTAA
- a CDS encoding ABC transporter permease, translated as MGRLTDDDKRYSQPPEPRPPHWAEWLLSQFCPPGLEDELHGDLLEMYAYWVKTVGVQGAYWRYVWAVLRVIRPLPLFRAQKTQDYSQPNSLNPTMLLNYVKVAWRNIIKSKSFSSINVFGLALGMTCCMLLMLYIRSELSFDTQHQYAKSLYLVGSRATIGQNTGQEFPMASAPYGPALKAEYPEIAQIARLYIADEKSLLQVREPGKPLKSFYETKGYQVDSTFFDLFTYTFTEGDSRTALTDPHSVVLSDVVAAKLFGTTSVLGRLVRIGGEAGMGEEFKVTGVYQNTTTNSHIDARFFIPLASGELGNYLREGQLDFANNNMFLTYLRLQPNTDPRALTAKLPAFIEKYARADLKSVGFDRQLFLVPVPDLHLYPNFQSVVTPTNSITYLYILGSIALFTLLIACINFMNLATARSAKRAAEVGVRKVMGAQQGALVWQFLGESVILTFLAFLIALGLGVLFLPMFNQLTGKALSMSELFEPRTLFALLGMALITGLLAGSYPAFYLSLFDPAKVLKGKFTNSLSAVALRRGLVVFQFMVSVGLVLASFVIQKQMHYLRDKPLGFTQDQQIAIPFRSGESRAVYTAFRSEILRNNQVISAAGTQFYPGIANQSDMVFHRPDQSVTQGQDIRTNRVDFEFLQTMSFQLKQGRLFSRQFPGDTANRLIVNEATLRKFQIPEAKAIGQRLDFDWQGQTTPFEIVGVVKDFHYEDLHQPITPYAFLLSRRPSFNYIIVHVNTANMTNILGFLEQKWKALRPDEPFEYTFLNEDFQKNYQAEARTSRIVRTFTIISILISCLGLFGLATFAAQQRRKEIGVRKVLGASVTSIVLLLTKDFLKLVFIAILIASPIAWYAMHRWLQLFEYRIDIPWWVFVGAGALALLLAFITVTFQSLRSALVNPVKSLHTD; from the coding sequence ATGGGGCGCTTAACGGATGATGACAAGCGGTATTCACAGCCACCGGAACCCCGACCGCCCCACTGGGCCGAGTGGCTATTGAGCCAGTTCTGTCCGCCCGGCCTGGAAGATGAGCTACATGGCGATCTGCTCGAAATGTACGCTTACTGGGTGAAGACCGTCGGTGTACAGGGCGCATACTGGCGGTATGTCTGGGCTGTACTGCGGGTAATACGTCCGTTACCCTTGTTTAGGGCCCAAAAAACCCAGGATTATTCCCAACCCAATAGCCTTAATCCGACTATGTTACTCAATTATGTTAAAGTTGCCTGGCGCAACATTATTAAAAGCAAATCATTCTCCTCTATTAACGTATTTGGACTGGCGCTGGGCATGACCTGTTGCATGCTGTTGATGCTTTACATACGCAGTGAATTATCGTTCGATACGCAACACCAATACGCCAAAAGCTTGTATTTGGTGGGCTCACGGGCGACAATTGGACAGAATACAGGGCAGGAGTTTCCGATGGCGTCTGCGCCTTATGGACCAGCACTTAAAGCTGAATATCCGGAAATTGCGCAGATAGCCCGATTATACATCGCCGATGAAAAGTCGTTGCTCCAGGTGCGCGAGCCGGGAAAGCCGCTGAAATCGTTTTACGAAACGAAAGGGTATCAGGTCGATTCAACCTTCTTTGATTTGTTTACCTACACCTTCACAGAAGGCGATTCCCGAACTGCTCTGACGGACCCGCATTCGGTGGTATTGTCAGATGTGGTGGCAGCCAAGTTGTTTGGCACTACGTCGGTGCTCGGCCGACTGGTTCGGATCGGGGGTGAAGCTGGTATGGGCGAGGAATTTAAAGTGACAGGGGTGTACCAGAACACCACGACCAACTCGCACATCGACGCTCGCTTCTTTATTCCCCTTGCCTCGGGCGAGTTGGGAAATTACCTGCGGGAGGGCCAGCTGGATTTTGCCAATAACAACATGTTTTTGACGTATCTTCGGCTACAACCCAATACCGATCCCCGGGCATTAACCGCAAAGCTGCCCGCATTCATTGAAAAATATGCCCGCGCTGACCTCAAATCAGTGGGTTTCGATCGGCAGTTATTTCTAGTACCCGTTCCAGATCTGCACCTTTATCCTAATTTTCAGTCGGTGGTTACGCCGACAAATAGTATTACGTACCTCTATATACTGGGATCGATTGCCCTCTTTACATTGCTGATTGCCTGCATTAATTTCATGAACTTAGCGACGGCACGTTCGGCCAAACGGGCAGCGGAAGTAGGCGTTCGAAAAGTGATGGGGGCGCAGCAGGGCGCGCTTGTGTGGCAGTTTCTGGGCGAATCAGTCATACTTACCTTCCTGGCGTTCCTGATTGCGTTAGGACTGGGTGTTTTATTCTTGCCTATGTTCAACCAGCTCACTGGCAAGGCCTTGTCGATGAGTGAATTATTTGAGCCGAGAACGCTTTTCGCTTTGCTGGGAATGGCCTTGATAACGGGATTGTTAGCGGGCAGTTATCCGGCTTTTTATCTGTCGTTATTTGACCCGGCGAAGGTGTTAAAAGGCAAGTTTACGAATTCATTGTCGGCAGTAGCGTTACGTCGTGGTTTGGTCGTATTTCAGTTTATGGTGTCAGTTGGCCTGGTATTGGCCTCGTTTGTCATTCAGAAACAGATGCATTACCTGCGCGACAAGCCACTGGGTTTTACGCAGGATCAGCAGATTGCCATTCCATTCCGAAGCGGTGAGTCGCGTGCTGTCTACACCGCTTTCCGCAGCGAAATTTTGCGAAACAATCAGGTTATATCAGCCGCTGGGACGCAATTCTACCCCGGTATTGCTAACCAGAGCGATATGGTGTTTCATAGGCCCGACCAGAGCGTTACACAAGGACAGGATATCCGCACCAATCGGGTCGATTTTGAATTCCTGCAAACCATGAGTTTTCAACTAAAACAGGGCCGTTTGTTTTCGCGGCAGTTTCCTGGAGACACAGCTAATCGACTTATCGTTAATGAAGCTACGCTACGTAAATTTCAGATACCCGAGGCCAAAGCCATTGGTCAACGGCTGGACTTCGACTGGCAGGGCCAAACAACACCCTTTGAAATTGTAGGCGTCGTGAAGGACTTTCACTATGAAGACCTGCACCAACCCATTACGCCCTATGCGTTCTTGTTGAGTCGACGCCCAAGTTTCAATTATATCATCGTTCACGTCAACACGGCCAACATGACGAACATTCTAGGCTTTCTAGAGCAGAAATGGAAGGCGTTACGTCCCGACGAACCGTTTGAATATACCTTCCTGAACGAAGATTTTCAGAAAAACTACCAGGCAGAAGCCCGTACGTCGCGGATTGTGCGCACATTTACGATCATCTCCATTTTGATCTCGTGTCTGGGTCTGTTCGGGCTGGCTACGTTTGCCGCACAACAACGCCGGAAAGAAATCGGTGTGCGCAAAGTGCTCGGCGCGTCAGTAACCAGTATTGTGCTGTTACTCACCAAAGATTTTCTGAAACTGGTTTTCATCGCTATTCTGATTGCCTCACCAATTGCCTGGTACGCCATGCATCGATGGCTCCAGTTATTCGAGTACCGCATTGACATTCCATGGTGGGTATTCGTTGGGGCTGGTGCCCTGGCGTTGTTACTAGCGTTTATTACAGTCACGTTTCAAAGCCTCAGATCGGCGCTTGTTAATCCCGTGAAGAGCTTACATACTGATTAA
- a CDS encoding nuclear transport factor 2 family protein, translated as MKHSTVALLFSFVLTSAFAQTNTDDVTGVRQACFNYIDTFYKADTTLAYQSVHPTLQKRGFAFEQKTGSYSKQLEMPFPALIRLAKVWNKEGKRANSDSPRQVDVFEVADKTAMAKVTAVWGIDYLHLIKENDHWMIVNVLWQSPPKSLQVIK; from the coding sequence ATGAAACATAGTACTGTTGCCTTGCTTTTCAGCTTTGTATTAACCAGCGCCTTTGCTCAAACGAACACCGATGATGTGACTGGGGTTCGGCAGGCCTGCTTCAATTACATCGATACGTTTTACAAAGCCGATACTACATTGGCTTATCAGAGTGTACACCCAACTCTTCAGAAACGTGGCTTTGCGTTCGAACAAAAAACGGGGAGTTACTCGAAACAGTTGGAAATGCCTTTTCCGGCCTTGATCCGGCTGGCGAAAGTGTGGAATAAAGAAGGCAAACGCGCTAATTCTGATTCACCCCGGCAAGTCGATGTATTTGAGGTAGCCGACAAAACAGCGATGGCCAAAGTGACGGCTGTTTGGGGTATCGATTACCTACACCTAATCAAGGAAAATGACCACTGGATGATTGTGAATGTACTGTGGCAATCTCCTCCCAAATCATTGCAGGTCATTAAATAG
- a CDS encoding polysaccharide lyase, translating into MNYVTNTQSTSTNKNKTFSNLTTKALRLFILLVLIPLFNLSLSSCSQSDSIAPESENHSAARENASILNVDGFESDKVGSFWSKELFTPTAGKLVNDLHRVGNQAMRFSWKPSQANGTNKMLHSELATSAIAPGDVAERWYGYSSYMPSASMAKDDQTVIVSQWHGVPDPGFEDSVPPLCIELNSDRLKLWYCASNVAITKALQNSTSNKRLDLGAAIYDRWVDYVVHVKWDPTGKTGLLEIWQDGKRIVNEQGISIGYPQQRKPYWKCGLYCWMAKATYEEKSIYYDEVRIGGPSANYDAVKPGRNDNSAKVQF; encoded by the coding sequence ATGAACTACGTTACGAACACTCAGTCCACTTCAACCAACAAAAACAAGACTTTTTCTAACCTCACCACCAAAGCACTACGTTTGTTTATTCTCTTAGTCCTAATTCCCTTATTTAACCTTAGTCTGAGCAGCTGCTCACAAAGTGACAGTATCGCTCCCGAAAGCGAAAATCACTCGGCGGCTCGGGAAAATGCCAGTATCCTGAATGTAGATGGGTTTGAAAGCGATAAAGTTGGTAGCTTCTGGTCAAAGGAACTCTTCACCCCCACAGCAGGTAAGCTTGTCAATGACTTGCATCGAGTAGGTAACCAGGCTATGCGTTTTTCCTGGAAGCCTAGCCAGGCCAATGGTACCAACAAGATGCTTCATTCTGAACTAGCGACATCCGCCATTGCACCGGGCGATGTAGCTGAACGCTGGTATGGCTACAGCTCCTATATGCCATCGGCTTCAATGGCAAAAGACGACCAGACGGTAATTGTTAGCCAGTGGCACGGCGTACCAGACCCCGGCTTTGAAGATAGCGTTCCTCCTCTATGTATTGAATTAAATTCAGATCGATTGAAGCTGTGGTATTGCGCATCGAATGTAGCTATCACCAAAGCGCTCCAAAACTCAACAAGCAACAAGCGGCTCGATTTGGGTGCTGCCATCTACGACCGGTGGGTGGATTATGTGGTTCACGTAAAGTGGGACCCAACCGGTAAAACCGGTTTACTCGAAATCTGGCAGGATGGCAAGCGGATTGTAAACGAACAAGGCATTTCCATCGGTTACCCACAGCAACGCAAACCCTATTGGAAGTGTGGTCTTTATTGCTGGATGGCAAAGGCCACTTACGAAGAGAAGAGCATCTATTATGACGAAGTACGCATTGGTGGGCCTTCAGCCAACTATGACGCGGTAAAACCTGGTCGCAATGATAATTCAGCGAAAGTCCAGTTTTAA
- a CDS encoding sensor histidine kinase: protein MKARNATFRSEPLPLVKGIPVQLEHVFYHLLANALKFSKQAEAPVISVSVRELSKSQLSHPLLSVTESDFVEIQIQDNGIGIERSQLEKIFDIFSQVPFNSVREGEGFGLAYCRKIIRNHSGIISAQSELGKGTTLSIILPLAKS, encoded by the coding sequence GTGAAAGCCAGAAATGCAACCTTTAGAAGCGAACCATTACCCCTCGTAAAAGGTATACCGGTGCAATTGGAGCATGTTTTTTATCATTTGCTCGCCAATGCACTAAAGTTCTCTAAACAAGCTGAGGCACCCGTTATATCGGTTTCAGTTAGGGAATTGTCGAAATCTCAACTAAGTCATCCGCTTCTGTCAGTGACCGAGTCTGATTTTGTCGAAATCCAGATCCAGGATAATGGGATTGGAATTGAGCGATCTCAACTTGAAAAGATCTTTGATATATTTTCTCAGGTCCCATTTAACAGTGTTCGGGAGGGCGAAGGTTTTGGGCTAGCCTATTGTCGCAAAATTATTCGCAATCACTCTGGGATTATATCGGCCCAATCTGAATTGGGAAAAGGCACTACTTTATCAATTATTTTACCGCTCGCAAAAAGTTAG
- a CDS encoding GAF domain-containing protein, translated as MIHSDSNLIKDIERVRQLSIVPTILDVVCQSTGMGFAAIARVTQDRWIACSVRDDIQFGLVSGGELEIGTTICNEIRDSHQAVIIDHVEESDDFCNHPTPRMYGFQSYISFPIILKNGAFFGTLCAIDPKPALLNNSKIIGMFSLFSDLISFHLQQSELLERSTIALQNLNQKLLDSDDENRQFRHISNHNLQEPLRKIRLFSGLLVDATEKNDVDKAKSIAFKIDSSAQKLSVMIKDLSVFQS; from the coding sequence ATGATTCATTCTGATAGTAATTTAATTAAGGATATTGAGCGCGTAAGGCAACTCTCCATCGTCCCGACAATACTTGATGTAGTTTGCCAGTCTACAGGAATGGGGTTTGCCGCCATTGCCCGCGTAACTCAGGATCGATGGATCGCATGCAGTGTTCGTGACGATATTCAGTTTGGCCTGGTTTCTGGTGGAGAACTAGAGATCGGAACAACGATTTGCAATGAAATCAGGGATAGCCATCAGGCAGTAATTATTGATCACGTCGAGGAGAGTGATGACTTCTGCAATCATCCGACACCCCGAATGTATGGATTTCAAAGCTATATTTCCTTTCCTATCATTTTGAAAAACGGTGCATTTTTTGGTACACTTTGTGCCATTGACCCCAAACCCGCTCTACTTAACAATTCGAAGATTATTGGCATGTTCAGTTTATTTTCGGATTTGATCTCCTTCCATTTACAGCAGTCAGAGTTACTCGAACGAAGTACGATTGCGCTTCAAAATTTGAATCAGAAACTTCTGGATTCCGACGACGAAAACCGCCAGTTTCGACATATTTCCAATCATAATCTTCAGGAGCCGCTTCGAAAAATCAGGTTATTTAGTGGCCTGCTGGTTGATGCAACCGAAAAGAACGATGTCGATAAAGCAAAGAGCATTGCCTTTAAAATCGATTCAAGTGCCCAAAAATTATCAGTAATGATTAAGGACCTGTCCGTATTTCAGAGCTAA
- a CDS encoding Gfo/Idh/MocA family oxidoreductase gives MPSVVQVGLVGFGLSGRYFHAPFLSVNPLFHLKKIASSRPDAVHQFDEKIEWVATADELFADPSIDLVFICTPNETHVEYARKALEHKKHVVVEKPFAITESEAIELLELAGQRGCLATAYQNRRWDSDFLTIKRLMAEGALGTVVDYECRYDRFSPIDPNARSWKEQPGVGRGNLYNLGPHLLDQALNLFGDPDTVQATIRIIRPDSQVADYFDIKLGYADKVVRLESSLMIYHNQLRYSLHGTEGSFIKGGLDAQEERLRLNQLPNEAGWGAEPDDRWGTLYRDGRAELVESLPGNYTPFYDNLYETIVNGAEPAITPAEIRRLTRVIDLAVESNRTQRVMPYAL, from the coding sequence ATGCCTTCTGTTGTTCAGGTTGGATTAGTTGGCTTTGGTTTGTCGGGACGGTATTTTCATGCGCCGTTCCTGTCCGTTAATCCACTATTTCATCTAAAGAAAATAGCCAGTAGTCGTCCCGACGCTGTTCATCAGTTCGATGAGAAGATAGAGTGGGTGGCAACGGCTGATGAGCTATTTGCCGATCCGTCTATTGATCTCGTGTTTATCTGTACACCCAATGAGACCCATGTTGAGTACGCCCGGAAAGCACTGGAGCATAAAAAACATGTTGTGGTCGAAAAGCCGTTTGCCATTACTGAATCTGAAGCCATTGAATTGCTGGAGCTGGCCGGGCAGCGGGGTTGCCTGGCAACCGCATACCAGAATCGCCGGTGGGATTCTGATTTTTTAACAATCAAACGCTTGATGGCCGAAGGAGCTTTAGGAACCGTTGTTGATTATGAATGTCGGTATGATCGATTCTCGCCTATAGACCCGAATGCCCGAAGCTGGAAAGAACAACCGGGCGTAGGCCGAGGAAACCTCTATAACTTAGGACCGCATTTACTCGATCAGGCATTAAACCTGTTTGGTGATCCCGATACGGTTCAGGCTACCATTCGAATCATTCGCCCCGATAGCCAGGTCGCCGATTATTTTGATATAAAACTGGGCTATGCTGACAAGGTCGTCCGGCTTGAGTCCAGTCTGATGATTTATCATAATCAGTTGCGTTATAGTCTTCATGGAACTGAAGGTTCGTTTATCAAAGGTGGTTTAGATGCACAGGAAGAACGACTACGACTCAATCAGCTGCCGAATGAGGCTGGATGGGGGGCCGAGCCTGACGATCGCTGGGGTACACTTTACCGCGATGGTCGGGCCGAGTTGGTCGAAAGCCTGCCGGGTAATTATACCCCATTCTACGACAATTTGTATGAAACCATCGTAAATGGAGCAGAACCCGCTATTACACCTGCCGAAATTCGACGGCTTACCCGCGTAATCGATTTAGCCGTGGAAAGTAATCGAACTCAACGGGTCATGCCCTATGCTCTATGA
- a CDS encoding MFS transporter: MTNYRWRIVGLLFVATTINYLDRQVISLLKPTLETVFNWTETDYSHIVMAFQAAYALSYVAFGRLIDKIGSKVGYLIAVFLWSIAAVLHAVATSTFGFGVYRALLGLGEGGNFPAAIKTVAEWFPRQERALVTGIFNSGTNIGAVVAPILVPWVLGVYGWQVAFLLTGLIGFVWLFFWWWNYDSPQQHKHVSPQELAYITSDAESNEGNSAIRWIDLIRYRQTWAFILGKLLTDPVWWFFLFWLPSYFASSFNLDLKKPSLPLIFVYTAATLGSVGGGYLSGYFLRLGWTINRSRKTAMLLYAMCIVPIALTRYATSIWEVVGLLSLAVAAHQAWSANLFTLVSDMFPKNAVSSVVGLGGMAGSLGGLLFPILVGSLLDTYKTAGDISIGYNYLFVLCGSAYLLAWLCIHLFAPAMKPIKLPDALPEVVS; the protein is encoded by the coding sequence ATGACCAACTACCGCTGGAGAATCGTTGGATTGCTGTTTGTTGCTACGACGATAAATTACCTGGACCGTCAGGTCATCAGTCTGCTCAAACCGACTTTAGAAACCGTTTTTAACTGGACCGAAACTGATTATAGTCATATCGTTATGGCGTTTCAGGCGGCCTATGCCCTCAGTTACGTTGCATTCGGCCGGCTGATTGACAAAATCGGAAGCAAAGTAGGCTACCTGATCGCTGTATTTTTGTGGAGTATAGCCGCCGTTCTGCATGCTGTGGCAACGAGTACATTCGGGTTTGGCGTATATCGTGCGTTGCTGGGGTTGGGCGAGGGTGGAAATTTCCCTGCGGCTATCAAAACCGTGGCCGAGTGGTTTCCGCGGCAGGAACGGGCACTGGTGACGGGAATCTTTAACTCCGGAACAAACATTGGTGCTGTTGTGGCTCCCATCCTGGTTCCCTGGGTACTGGGCGTATACGGTTGGCAGGTCGCTTTTCTGCTGACTGGCCTGATTGGCTTTGTCTGGCTCTTTTTCTGGTGGTGGAACTATGACAGCCCACAACAACACAAACACGTGTCACCGCAGGAACTGGCCTATATTACCAGCGATGCAGAAAGTAATGAAGGAAACTCCGCCATTCGTTGGATCGACCTGATTCGGTACCGCCAAACGTGGGCGTTTATTTTGGGGAAGCTCTTGACCGATCCGGTATGGTGGTTTTTCCTGTTTTGGTTGCCCTCTTATTTTGCGTCGTCGTTTAATCTGGATCTTAAGAAACCAAGTCTCCCGCTAATTTTTGTTTATACTGCGGCTACCCTCGGTAGCGTGGGGGGTGGTTATCTGTCAGGGTATTTCCTCCGGCTGGGCTGGACGATCAATCGTTCGAGAAAAACGGCCATGTTGCTTTATGCAATGTGTATTGTCCCAATAGCCTTAACCCGTTATGCGACCAGCATCTGGGAGGTCGTTGGCTTGCTAAGTCTGGCTGTTGCTGCACACCAGGCCTGGAGCGCCAACCTTTTCACTCTGGTATCGGATATGTTTCCCAAAAATGCGGTTAGCTCCGTCGTTGGGCTTGGTGGCATGGCTGGTTCGCTGGGCGGGCTACTTTTCCCGATTCTGGTAGGGTCTTTGCTGGACACCTACAAAACCGCGGGAGACATTTCGATTGGCTATAATTATCTGTTTGTATTATGTGGGAGTGCCTATCTGCTAGCCTGGCTGTGCATTCACCTGTTTGCTCCGGCCATGAAGCCAATTAAATTGCCAGATGCTTTACCGGAAGTAGTATCGTGA
- a CDS encoding collagen-like triple helix repeat-containing protein produces the protein MSHLQGFSLTTYLVMCLLCFQQCQPKAGDPGPKGDTGANGAQGATGPAGSAGATGTANVQYSPWITTTFSGSSNVYVGIINALPITQDVLDKADIRIYWKDGDRVISLPYAETTGNTTLTVHVRFYVARIEVRLAYLLTPQQFRYVIIPGATLVGGRKGSVDYTDYEATRQTFNIPD, from the coding sequence ATGAGCCACTTACAGGGTTTTTCTTTAACTACCTACCTCGTTATGTGTCTGTTGTGTTTTCAGCAATGTCAACCTAAAGCAGGTGATCCAGGACCGAAAGGGGATACAGGGGCCAATGGCGCTCAAGGAGCAACGGGACCGGCAGGTTCAGCTGGTGCAACCGGAACCGCCAACGTTCAATATTCTCCCTGGATCACAACCACTTTTTCCGGAAGTTCAAATGTCTATGTAGGCATAATAAATGCGCTCCCTATTACGCAGGATGTACTTGACAAAGCCGATATACGTATCTATTGGAAAGATGGGGATCGTGTAATTAGTCTTCCTTATGCCGAGACAACTGGCAACACAACGCTTACTGTTCACGTACGATTTTATGTCGCTCGAATTGAAGTAAGATTGGCCTATTTGCTAACCCCCCAGCAATTCAGGTATGTCATAATACCAGGCGCTACATTAGTTGGAGGCCGAAAAGGGAGTGTTGATTATACCGACTACGAAGCTACAAGACAAACCTTTAACATTCCTGATTAG
- a CDS encoding LPD1 domain-containing protein yields MLQLKKPIGTVRPKERRLGLVPVFASQKYVDTNTWVSVGSRVNAYWDENGFTPIYKGFSRTKRTVSADDINRAVIKFRLKGIEFGNWLTNEDAYNYLAALVIALNDLTRIVGYSNIGLNGTIGIAFGARGSQRAAGHFEPDTFMINLTRYKRYIEDLSGRRIDVPKQVKFMETGGVGALAHEYGHALDYFFGTFVEQSKFYRSLTYGSDTSLITKNIDKKGSLRYQMTEIIRAIQQTRSYRYMRKSLVTKGESDSYWLRHNELWARLFEVWVNYKMREKGITNRFLHKEKYKSLAKSIGCYQTQTEFSKIRPLVDRLILDISKQAN; encoded by the coding sequence ATGTTGCAGCTCAAGAAACCTATCGGAACAGTAAGACCCAAGGAAAGACGATTGGGCCTGGTACCCGTTTTTGCCAGTCAGAAATATGTCGATACCAATACATGGGTAAGCGTTGGTAGTCGGGTAAATGCCTATTGGGATGAGAACGGGTTTACGCCGATCTACAAAGGCTTTTCCAGAACAAAACGAACCGTATCCGCAGACGACATTAACCGGGCGGTGATTAAGTTCCGCTTGAAGGGAATTGAATTTGGTAACTGGCTAACCAACGAAGATGCCTACAATTACCTGGCTGCTTTAGTGATTGCGCTCAATGATCTAACCAGGATCGTAGGGTACAGTAATATTGGGTTGAATGGTACGATAGGCATTGCCTTTGGTGCCCGTGGCTCCCAACGGGCAGCCGGACATTTTGAGCCGGATACGTTTATGATCAATTTGACCCGCTATAAACGCTACATCGAAGATCTTTCGGGTAGGCGCATCGATGTGCCTAAGCAGGTAAAGTTCATGGAAACGGGTGGTGTAGGGGCGCTTGCCCATGAATACGGACACGCCCTGGATTACTTTTTTGGCACGTTCGTCGAGCAAAGCAAGTTTTACCGCTCCCTGACCTACGGTTCTGATACATCACTCATTACCAAGAACATCGACAAAAAAGGCTCACTCAGGTATCAAATGACTGAAATCATCCGGGCCATTCAACAGACCAGATCCTATCGATACATGCGTAAAAGCCTGGTCACGAAAGGGGAATCGGATTCGTACTGGCTTCGGCACAATGAGCTTTGGGCGCGGCTGTTTGAAGTGTGGGTGAACTACAAAATGCGGGAAAAAGGCATTACCAACCGGTTCCTGCACAAAGAGAAATACAAGTCCTTAGCCAAGTCGATCGGCTGTTACCAAACCCAAACCGAATTTTCCAAGATACGGCCGCTGGTGGATCGGCTCATACTTGACATCTCTAAACAGGCTAACTAA
- a CDS encoding PKD domain-containing protein — translation MKKICLLFIITLLFASCKKNDPPPKPIAAFSINYQANGRVWLNNDSKNASSFQWIVSDGRTTIDQSPIIDFSNNGDYNVTLIAKGEGGTDSAVRTIQIRNLPTTGNVVFWTNFNGPYIEVFVNNQLIGTMTQYITSGGAPGCGQQGFVTVTLPQGSYSFVAKSKALIPAKWEGSITVINGQCRSMQLNK, via the coding sequence ATGAAAAAGATCTGTTTACTGTTCATCATTACACTACTTTTTGCCAGTTGTAAAAAGAATGATCCACCCCCAAAACCCATTGCCGCCTTTTCAATAAACTATCAGGCTAATGGTCGAGTCTGGCTAAATAATGATTCAAAGAATGCGTCTTCTTTTCAATGGATAGTTAGTGACGGGCGTACAACTATCGACCAATCACCAATCATAGATTTCTCGAATAATGGCGATTACAATGTAACTCTAATAGCCAAAGGTGAAGGCGGTACCGATAGTGCTGTTAGAACTATTCAAATCCGAAATCTGCCTACTACGGGTAACGTTGTTTTCTGGACAAATTTCAATGGCCCATACATTGAAGTGTTTGTAAACAATCAGTTAATAGGAACAATGACTCAATATATTACCTCTGGTGGTGCTCCTGGCTGTGGTCAACAAGGTTTTGTAACAGTTACCCTACCTCAAGGCAGTTATAGTTTTGTTGCTAAGTCAAAAGCATTGATTCCAGCAAAATGGGAGGGAAGTATTACAGTTATTAATGGACAATGTCGGTCAATGCAGTTGAATAAATAA